GCAGGATTCTCGTCACACACGACCGGCCGGGCGACGAACTGCTGCTCGTTGAGCACTTCGTCGCCGGGGCCGAGGTGTCGATCGAGGGGTTGTTGCGTCACGGCGAGCTGGAGGTTCTCGCGCTCTTCGACAAGCCCGATCCGCTCAATGGCCCCTACTTCGAGGAAACGATCTACGTCACCCCATCGCGCCTCTCCGTTGCCCAGCAGAACGCCGTGATCGAGGTGGCCGCTGCCGGCTGCCATGCGTTGGGTCTACGCGAGGGCCCGGTTCACGCCGAGGTCCGGGTGGGCAACGACACCACCGATACCCAGCCAGCGGTGTGGTTGTTGGAGGTGGCGGCCCGTTCCATCGGCGGTCTGTGCTCCCGGGTGTTGCGATTTGGCGCCGGTGTCTCCCTCGAAGAGGTCATTCTGCGCCATGCGCTGGGGCTCGATACCGGCCAACTCACCCGTTTCACCGGCGGGCCCGCCGGCCGCGGTTCCGCAGGGGTGATGATGCTTCCGATCCCCCGGTCCGGCCTCCTGGTCGAGTTCGCCGGCGTCGAGGCTGCCGCCGCCGTCGAGGGCATCGTCGGGGTGGAGATCACCGCCCGGCCCGGCCGGTTGATCCAAGCTCTCCCGGAGGGAGGGCGCTACCTCGGTTTCGTTTTCGCACGGCGGGACACACCGGCACTGGTTGAGGCCTCCCTGCGGCAAGCGCACGCAGCCTTGGAAATCAACATCATCGACGTGCCTCGACCTGTCGGTGCGGCCATGGGATCCGGGCGCACTCGTCGGGGTTGACGCCCTGGCCATCTCGGTGCCGATGCACACCGCCAGCCGCATCTCACCTTCGGCTGCACCACCAAAGTGGAGCTGATCCTGCGCCAGAGCGACCTGCGCAGAACCGACCGAACTCCAGCTACAGCCGCTTCAACAACCATGACGAGCACGCCCTGAGGCGAGCTACTTCTTGGCGGGTTCGTAGTAGGGGTTGGTTCCCGATGCGTGATCGGTGACGTCGACCACCTCAAGGATTTCGGGGATCTGGTCCTTCAGCGTGCGCTCGATCCCCGAACGCAGCGTCATCGCCGAGACGGCACAGCCCTGGCAGCCCCCGCCCATCAGGATGTACGCCTTCGGTTCCTCCCAGGCGCGCAACTCGGCGTAGCCGCCGTGCTGGGCCAGGCTCGGATTGATCGCCTTCTCCAGCAGCAGGTTGATGCGCTCGGGCACCTCCCCGGTGAGTTCCACATCCAGTCCGGCCAGTGGGTTGGGCCGGTTCGGATTGCGCAGCACCATCCCCGATCCGCCGGCGGGAAGGTCGAGTGTTGCCCCCTGAAGTTTGTCGATCGAACTCGCCGGCACGATCACGCCCAGACCCAGCCAGTCGACGACCGAGTCGTCGGCTTCGGCCGAGTCCAGCGCGTCGAAGGAGAGTTCGTAGCGATACTCGGGGCCACTTTCTCCGGTGACCTCGATGCGCAGCCCCTGTGGGGTGGCGGCCTCCTCCTCGTTGAGCAGGTCGAGGATCTTGGCCCGGGCAAGGTCGGTCACGAGCACCACGGGATTCATCGAAACCTCCGAGGCGTGACTTCGTTGGGGTAGGGCCAAGCAAGGTCCATCACAGGCCCAATGCTGCCAGGCTTTCCGGTTCGATCAGGTCGGGGCACCATGGCGGATCCCACACGATCTGGAAGTCGATTCGGCTTTCGCCGTCGGGCCCCAGCGCGTTGGCGGCCGCCAGCCGGGCCATCTCCGGCAGCGTCTCGGAGACGGGACATCCGGGTGTGGTCAGCGTCATGTCGATCTTCACCCGGTCGCCCTCCGCCTCCAGGCGGTAAATCAGCCCCATGCTGACGATGTCCAACCCCAACTCGGGGTCATACACCTGACGCAACGCGTTGTAGATCGCTTCGATCGGATCGTTCGTGAGTGCCATATCAGGCCTCCTGTTGTTGATCGTGCCATCGAATCATCAGCAGCGGGCCCGACACCAGGTTCGCCACGGCAAGAACGCCTGCCAGACCCAGTGAAATACCCGCCCCCCGCACCAGCCAACTGGTGGCGGTGAGAACGCCGAGCACACCGGCACCGGCACCGACGACCGCCGCCCCAAAGGTCACCCGAGCCGCAGTGTCGTTCACGAGGTGGGCAAACAGGAGCGCCCTGCCGTCGGGCCCCTTCATGATTCCCCGGGAGCGCAATCGGTTCCAGGTGATGAATGGCACGATCTTGTGCGAGTGGCCAATGACCGCCAAGGTGAGCCAGAGGATCAGGGAGAAGACCTCGGTGACCACCAGCCGGGTCCTGAGTTCGGTGTCGATGGGAGCGAGACCGGCCACGATGCCGGTCATGATGGCGATCACCAGGAAGGCTGCGGAGGCAAGCACAAAGCCGTGCAGCAGTTCGAGGCTGCGTCTGCGGTGAGCGATGACCGAGGCCAGCGAGGCGAGGTGAAAACCGAGGCCCGCCACCACGAGCGCTCCTCCGACGATCGTCACCGGTTGCGACGAGAACAACAGCCCAAGCGTCACGATCGGCGCCCCGGTGCCGACCAACCAAACTGCCCGTTCGCCGGCGCGGGCGTGCGGACGGTGCGCCAGCAGAAACATCGGCCACAGCTTCTCGGCAACCGCCACGTAGGCGAGGCCGAGCCATCCGATCAAGCCGAGGTGAGCATGGGCGAGCACCCGGTCGGACAGCAGCGGGAACCAGTAGAACCCACGATCGAACGCGTAGGTGACCCCGAATCCAGCGGTGATCACCAGGTAGGCCACCGCAAGGCGCAGTCCAACAATCGGCGCACCCTTACCGGTGGCCGACAGCGGCCGCGAGAGGTTCCAAGCTGCGGTGCAGACCGCCGTCGTGGCGAGCACTCCGCCCAGTTGCACCACGCCGGTGTGTCTGGTGGCAAAACCGAGGGGTATCAGCCATGCCCCCGGCACAAACAGCACGCCGGTGAGCACGCCGGCGGGAACCGACCGCAGCGGCTTGGCCCCCACCACCGGGCCGAACTGGTGCAGCGCACCCAGCACTGCGGCGCTCAGAAATGCGAGCACGCCGAAATGCACCGCTGCCAACACATGGTCATCCCTGGGGAAGGTCACCGCCGTTGGTGCCGTAACCATCATGGCGACCCCAAACCCGATCAGGCCCGCCCCGGCGGCGGCCAGGAAGCCGAGCGGCAGCCAGGCCGGGGGCACGTTCTGCGTCGGGTCCATCGCCATCACCGAGGCCGGCAACGTCGGCGCCGATGGGGCATGCGTTGCTGAGGGGGCATGCGTTGCTGAGGGGACAGGAGAGGTTCTCGACTTGATCGTGAAGGGTGACTCCGCCACCGCCTTCGCTTCGGACTGGTCGGTCGCTACCGCACCCGCACCCGCATCGGCGGGTTCGAAGCGGACCCGCCACTCGGTGTCGGTCACTCGTTCGGATTGATAGGTGTAACCCTGCGCCGCGAGCACGCCTTCCAGGGGCGTCGGCTCGAACGGCGCCACCAGCAGCAGGGACCGACCATCAAGGGCGGCCACGGTCTGCATGATCGTTCCGAAGGGCTCCTCCCCTCGTTCGATGATGGGACGGACGTCGAGCAGGACCTCACCTGTGTCACCGGTCAGGTTGTCTGCGCTCATCTGAGCCTCCGCTGGGTTGCGCTGCAATGCAGGGCTATTCTAGCACTTGCTAGAATAACTCACGATCAAGGAGCACAACATGCCCAGCACCGACCAAACCCTCGATATCCGCACCGAGGTACCCCGCCGGCGCCACGAACTCATCTTCGAGACCTACGGCAAGCTCGGGGCCGGTGAGAACTTCGTGCTCATCAACGACCACGACCCCAAGCCGCTGCGCTACCAGTTCGAGGCGGAGCACTCCCGCGAGTTCTCCTGGGACTACCTGGAAGAGGGTCCTGAGGTCTGGCGAGTCCGCATCGGCAAGGTCTGAAGCCTGCGACAGGGGCCGAGGAATTACCCGGCCTGCTCGAAGCGGACCCTCCACTCAGCGTCGCTCACCTTTTCAACTTCGTAGGTGAAACCCTGCGAGGAGAGCACGCCCATCAGCGGAGTCGGCTCGAAGGAGGCGACCAGCATCAGACCCGGATATTGCAGCCGGGTAGCGGGTTGTTGGTGGTTTGACGCGGCAGGTGCCCCTGCTGGCTGGAAGAATGGAGAGTACGAACAGCTCTATTCGACTAGCGAGAGGAGCACCTGCCAGGTGAATGCTACAGGCGCGTTGTTTGATGCCGGGGAACTGATCGGACAGCCCCGCCGCCGGAGTGCTTCGGTGAAGGTCAAGGTGAGCGATGACAAGGTGACCGGGGTGGGCGGGGTGGCGTTGTGGGGACCGATGTTGGACAACCTGAACCTGGTCGGTGTCGCCGATGGGCGCCGGTTGCGGCCGATCGGGCCTGGCGGCTACACCGGCGGGGAGTGCTATCGGGCGTTGGTCGAGATCCTGTTGGCCGGAGGCGATTTCTTGTCGGACCGGTCCCTGTTGGATGGGCCGACCCAACAGTTGCGGGGCGCTCACGTGTTGCCCTCACACGCGACGATGTTCCGGTTTTGTGGCGGAGCCGATTTTGGTCGGGTCCAGAAAGCCGCGGCGGTGAACCGGACGATGTTGGCTCGGGCGTGGGCGTCGGGTGCGGGACCTTCTGGTGGGATGGTCACGGTTGATCCCGATGCCACGCTGGTCGACACCTACGGGCCGGACAAGGAAGGTTCGAAGTTCTCCTACCGGGGCGAGGTTGGCTTGTCACCGCTGATCGGGGTGTGTGGTGAGACCGGTGACGTGCTCGCGATCCGTGCCCGGTCTGGGAATGCCCATCCGGGCCGGGACAACGCCGGGTTCATTCGAGAGTGTGTGTCGGCGATCCCCGGCCCGGTCCGGGAAACAACGAACCTGTGGGTCCGTGTCGATTCCGCCGGCTACCAACACGCCGTGTTCGACACCGTCGAGGCGCTGGGTGGGGTGTTCTCCGTGACCGCGCCACAACGGTCCAACGTGAAAGCGAAAGTCCGGGCGTTGGCCACCAACCCTGACACGCAATGGGTGCCAGCGTTGGCCGGCGAGGCCAAGCGGGGTTCCGAGGTCGCAGAAACACCTTTCGTGATGGGGCAAGGCAAGACCCGGCGCATGTTGCGGATGATCGTGCGCCGTCAACGCACCAGCGCCGGTGACCAGTTGTCCTTTGATGATCTTGACGGTTGGAGGTTCCATGCGATTGTCACGAACCTTCCCGCCCTGTTCGCACCCCCAGCAGAGGTCGAGGCCCACCATCGGCTTCGTGGCGGGATCCCCGAGGACACCATCCGGCAACTCAAGGAAGACTTTGGGCTGATCCACGCGCCGGTGAAGAACTTCTTCGGGAACTGGTTGTGGTGGCACGCCTCTGTGCTTGCTCACAACACCGCCCGCTGGGTCCGTCACCTCGGGCTGCCCCCGACGTTCAAACGGTGCCGTGGGAAACGGCTCCGCCTCGCGTTCTTCAATGTCGCAGCACGAGTTGTCAACCACGCCGGCGGCCTCGAGTTGCGGCTCCCACGATCCCACGCCTGGGCCGACGCGTTCATCGAAGCCCTCACACGCATCCGGGCCCTGCCCGCGTTCGCCTGACCCGGCCAGGCACCCACACACCCAGACTCAGCCCGGACAACCCGACCACACCACAACCTTCTGCCTCACCGCGCCCCAAAACCAGACAAACACCATTCAACCTCACACCAGAGGCAGCACCCACCCAAACCAGTGGCCTACACGCCGTTCAAGAACCGGGCTGCAATATCCGGGTCAGAGACCGGCCATCGAGCGAGGCCACGGTCTCCATGATCTTGCCGAACGGCTCCTCCCCACGCTCAAGCATGGGACGCACGTCGAGTAGGACCTCACCAGAGCCTCGGTCGTCGCTCTCGGTTACTCCGCTCATCACGCCTCCCGCGTTCTTCTAGTGTTGACTAGAAAAGACTACCAGAAGGTGTTCTCGGACGGTGCGGCGCCGACCGCGTCCTCCGCCCTGGGAGTGCGCGGTGCGCCCACCCGAAGACGGTCGTTGCATCACCGACTCCCGCCGGTGGTGCCCGAGGGTTTCTGCGGTTTGAGAATCCCTGCCAGAATTAACCGATGGCCATTCCCGAGTCGATTGATACCTCCGTCACCTTCGAAGAGGCCCGGACGACCATCCCGGATCTCACCTCCAAGCTGTCGGACGCCTACTACAACGCAACGATCAGCTACTTCAACCGGCTCACCGACGAGGTGTGGATCTTCGGCGTGAAGCCGGACGATGGGCCGGTTTCCTTCGTGCCCGGCCAGTACACCTCGCTGGGCCTGGGCTACTGGGAACCCCGCATCGACGATGCCATCGAGTCCGACATCGACACGCAGTGGTCCAAACTGGCGCGCCGCTCCTATTCGGTGTCGAGCCCCATGTTCACCAGCGACGATTACCACGCCGATCATGGGGTGGCCGACCTGGCCCGCTGCGAGGACCTGGATGACATCGAGATCTACGCGGTGCTCGTGAGCCCCGACGGCGACTTCGTGCCCGGCCTGACACCGCGCCTGGCGATGAAGAACGTTGGCGACCGACTGTTTATGGGCCGGAAGATGGCGGGGCGCTACGACGCCACTGCGGTTGACGACCCGACTGCACCGCTGGTCTTCCTCTCCACCGGCACAGGTGAAGCCCCCCAGATGGCGATGATCGTCGAACTGCTGCGCACCGGTCATACAGGCCCAATCGTGTCGGTGGTGACCGCACGGCACTGGTCAGACCTGGTGTACGTGGACAAGAACCGGGCGCTCGAGAAGCGCTTCGACAACTACACCTACCTGCCGATCCCCACCCGGGAGCCGGACGTGAAAAAGCGCTACATCCAGGACGTGGTGCGCAACGACTTCACCGCAGACAAGCTTGGATTCGAGCTGGACCCCACCAACACGCACGTGTTCGTCTGCGGCAACCCCGACATGATCGGGCTGCCCGATGAGTCCGGCGATCAGCCGGTGTTCCCCACGACCCTCGGAGTGTCCGAGATCCTCGTCGAGCGTGGCTTCAAGCTCGACAAGCGCAAAGACCCAGGCAACATCCACTTCGAAGAGTTCTGGTAGGCCGAGGTCAGCTCTCCGGGACGCTCTGATAGCGGGCGACCGTGAAGGCGATCATGAGCGGCACGATCGTCGCAAACACCACAAGTCCGGCGGTGAGGACCGCCAGTGGGCGTCCCGGAACGTCATTGATGATGAACGACCATTCGATGACTGCGCTTTGGATGACGTAGGCCAGCAGCGTCCATCTGAGCACCAGAAGGAATCGGGCCCACGCGAACGGGTGGATCCTCACGAGCATCACGATGGCGCTCAGCTCAAGGACGATCGCTACGACCATGGATGCGGTCGGCACCGCCAGCGATGGCTCCTTCCCGATCTGTGCGATGACAAGAACCCCACCGGTGATTGCCAACGTCAATCCGAGCATCGCCACAACAACCACGGGCGGAAGCCGGCGTTCAAAGGGCCGCACTGCGGCGGTTGGTACGGCGCTCATTGCGTGGCAACCCGGGTCATGATCAGCAGCGTCGCAACCTGCATGAGGCCGGTGATGCCGGCGGTATAAACGAATCGCTTCATCAGATGATCGATGACATCGCCGTCGGGCGGAGCCTTCTTCATTTCGAACAGCACCGCGATGTTCGCCGGTTCGAGAATGCCGAGCGCGATGACCGCCATGATTCCAACGACAACCATCGAAGCAATCAACCATGGCCGATTGATCGATTCCGGATAGAGGTTGCCGTAATTGATCGCCACCTGGAAGCCGGCAGCCAGGGTCATCATGACCAGGACCGGCATCAACAGCACCATCTTCGGCATGAACTTCGACGCAAACTCAACACGGGCGGGAGGGGACAGACCTCCCAGGATCGGCCCGATGACCAACCCCACGAAGAGATCAACCGCGGTCCAGATTCCGCCACCTGCAACGTGAGTCAGCATCAACGCCCAGGTTGAATTTGATGCGATCGAAAATATTACGAGCACCAGCGCGGCAGCCGCTATCGGCAAGCCCTTGAGCGGCACGATCTGAATGTCGAGGGGTGCCGCACGCTGCCCGCCACTCGACGCACCAACATTGGCCGAATTGGCATCACCCGTTGCGCTCATCGGCTGCCCCCTGCGTGACCGACGTCTGTTTGCGAATGCTAGCAGACGGATTTGACAATCTCATCAATCTTCGTTACGTGCCGACGTGGGCCGGCGCCGCGGCGCAGGCCCCCTCCCTCAAGGGCCTATCGTTGGGTCGGAGACGAAGGGGAGGTCCAGTGGGACGACTCGACGGCAAGGTGGCCATTATCACCGGTGCGGCCAGGGGCATGGGTGAGGCCGAGGCACGGCTGTTCGCATCCGAGGGCGCCCGGGTGGTGATCGCCGACGTGCTCACCGAGGAGGGCGCAGCAGTGGCAGCCGACATCGGCGAGGCCGCTCGATTTGTGCCGCTCGATGTGACCGACGAGGCGGCCTGGCTCGATCTGATGAAAATCACCACCGACGTGTTCGGGTGCCCCGACGTGCTGGTGAACAACGCAGGTGTGCTCGTGCCGTCACCGATCCGCGAGCTCGAGGTCGAGCAGTTGCGTTACGTGCTCGACGTCAACCTGCTTGGCCCGATCCTTGGAGTAAAGGTTGTGGGAGCGGCCATGGCCGACGCCGGACGCGGTTCGATCGTCAACGTCTCCTCCACCGGCGGGTTGCTGGGCATGTCGATGATCAGCAGCTATGTCGCGTCCAAATGGGGCCTGCGCGGCTTCAGCCGATCTGCAGCGATCGAGCTCGGACCCAACGGGGTGCGGGTCAACTCGCTGCACCCCGGCGGCGTGACCACTCCCATGGTTGGCGTGACCGACGTTTCCGCGATGGTCGAACCGCCCGGACCCGGTGAGGCCGAATCCAACCCCACCCTGGCCGCATCCGACGCTCAGGGCGCGACCCAACCCATCCGCCGGTTGGGTCGCCCAATCGAGATCGCGCGGCTGGCGCTGTTTCTGGCATCGGACGAGTCGTCGTACTGCACGGGTGCCGAGTTCGTCGCCGACGGTGGGTCGGTGGCCGGACAGGATCTGACCGCCACCTTCGGAGGCTGAATCGACCCTGGCTCAGGAGGCGGCCGGGTACCCCGCCGAGGTCAGCGTCGACCTCACAGCATCGGGGTCGCCACCCACAACCGTCACGCTCTTCGATGCCACGTCAACCTCGACCGACTGCACGCCGGCCATGGCCCCGACAGCCGATTCGATGGTCGCCTTGCAATGTTCACAGCTGACGTCGGGCACCTTGAAAGTTGTCTCCTGCTCGGACACTGTCGCCTCCTTGAGGGGTGCTGAGGTCGGGTTGGGTGGTTGTTGGCCACCCGTCTGACAAGTTCAAGACGAATCTACCGACCTGCTGCGGATATCGAGCATCACATTCATGACGGAAGCCAGTGGCCCACCGTTACCGTCAACCGGTAGTTCCCATCTCCGAAGTCGAACCCCAGCTCACCATGGACGACACCGCCTGGTTCCTCCCGGAGGATCTTGAAGTTCGGCGAGCCTGCCAGCTGATCGGCTCCGAGGAGCGTCGCCGATGCTCTGTCGTTCGCAGACGTATCATCGAGCTCGATGATGGTCACGTCGATCTTGTCGACGTAGGTGATGGACGTGATCCAGGGGTCCAGAGTGCGGGAGTCATCGTCGTCAAAGTCGCCCACCTGATCATTGCTGATCTTGATCGTCAGACTCTCGTCGGCGACAAGTTCTACAGCAATGTCGTCTGAACCCCACTCGTTCCCCAAGAAGCCATCGGTTTCGTCTTCGCAGAAGAGTGTGATCTCACTGTTCGGAATGCCAGATCCCCGCCCGTAGAGCACGGAGAGATCGGTGCGCCAGATCGCTGTCAGGTCGCGCGCGTCCGGGTCGAGACGCCTCGCGACCGCGAAGAAGTGGCCGTTGTCGGCGGTCCCGAACCGAACCGACGGGGTGTTCGATCCCGGGCCGTCGGTTCCCAACACCGACCATTGGTTGCCATCTCGCAGTTCCACGACGGAGAGTTCAAATCCCGCTGCGTCGGCACCGCCGAGTTGGACTTCCACCGTTTGCTCGGCGCCGGTGTCCACCTTCACGGTGTCGAACATGAACCACAACGCGTTTTCGTCGGAGAAGGGCGTGCTGGAATCGTCGTTCGCAAAGTTGGGGCTGCTCGGCGCCTCAACAGCGGCTTCGACTGAAGGCAACAGGCCAATCGCATCGAACCTATCCAGCCCTTCGTTTCGATGTAAGCGAAGCTCAAAGCCGGACTTCGAATCACGCACAAGTTCCGAGACCCGCAGAAAGAACGGAACATCGGGAAACACGAACCGCCGCCCGCG
Above is a genomic segment from Candidatus Microthrix parvicella Bio17-1 containing:
- a CDS encoding DUF2249 domain-containing protein, producing MSADNLTGDTGEVLLDVRPIIERGEEPFGTIMQTVAALDGRSLLLVAPFEPTPLEGVLAAQGYTYQSERVTDTEWRVRFEPADAGAGAVATDQSEAKAVAESPFTIKSRTSPVPSATHAPSATHAPSAPTLPASVMAMDPTQNVPPAWLPLGFLAAAGAGLIGFGVAMMVTAPTAVTFPRDDHVLAAVHFGVLAFLSAAVLGALHQFGPVVGAKPLRSVPAGVLTGVLFVPGAWLIPLGFATRHTGVVQLGGVLATTAVCTAAWNLSRPLSATGKGAPIVGLRLAVAYLVITAGFGVTYAFDRGFYWFPLLSDRVLAHAHLGLIGWLGLAYVAVAEKLWPMFLLAHRPHARAGERAVWLVGTGAPIVTLGLLFSSQPVTIVGGALVVAGLGFHLASLASVIAHRRRSLELLHGFVLASAAFLVIAIMTGIVAGLAPIDTELRTRLVVTEVFSLILWLTLAVIGHSHKIVPFITWNRLRSRGIMKGPDGRALLFAHLVNDTAARVTFGAAVVGAGAGVLGVLTATSWLVRGAGISLGLAGVLAVANLVSGPLLMIRWHDQQQEA
- a CDS encoding NifU family protein, with amino-acid sequence MNPVVLVTDLARAKILDLLNEEEAATPQGLRIEVTGESGPEYRYELSFDALDSAEADDSVVDWLGLGVIVPASSIDKLQGATLDLPAGGSGMVLRNPNRPNPLAGLDVELTGEVPERINLLLEKAINPSLAQHGGYAELRAWEEPKAYILMGGGCQGCAVSAMTLRSGIERTLKDQIPEILEVVDVTDHASGTNPYYEPAKK
- a CDS encoding heavy-metal-associated domain-containing protein; translation: MSEQETTFKVPDVSCEHCKATIESAVGAMAGVQSVEVDVASKSVTVVGGDPDAVRSTLTSAGYPAAS
- a CDS encoding DUF2249 domain-containing protein, yielding MLVASFEPTPLMGVLSSQGFTYEVEKVSDAEWRVRFEQAG
- a CDS encoding DUF2249 domain-containing protein, producing the protein MPSTDQTLDIRTEVPRRRHELIFETYGKLGAGENFVLINDHDPKPLRYQFEAEHSREFSWDYLEEGPEVWRVRIGKV
- a CDS encoding metal-sulfur cluster assembly factor; translated protein: MALTNDPIEAIYNALRQVYDPELGLDIVSMGLIYRLEAEGDRVKIDMTLTTPGCPVSETLPEMARLAAANALGPDGESRIDFQIVWDPPWCPDLIEPESLAALGL
- a CDS encoding IS1380 family transposase, with product MNATGALFDAGELIGQPRRRSASVKVKVSDDKVTGVGGVALWGPMLDNLNLVGVADGRRLRPIGPGGYTGGECYRALVEILLAGGDFLSDRSLLDGPTQQLRGAHVLPSHATMFRFCGGADFGRVQKAAAVNRTMLARAWASGAGPSGGMVTVDPDATLVDTYGPDKEGSKFSYRGEVGLSPLIGVCGETGDVLAIRARSGNAHPGRDNAGFIRECVSAIPGPVRETTNLWVRVDSAGYQHAVFDTVEALGGVFSVTAPQRSNVKAKVRALATNPDTQWVPALAGEAKRGSEVAETPFVMGQGKTRRMLRMIVRRQRTSAGDQLSFDDLDGWRFHAIVTNLPALFAPPAEVEAHHRLRGGIPEDTIRQLKEDFGLIHAPVKNFFGNWLWWHASVLAHNTARWVRHLGLPPTFKRCRGKRLRLAFFNVAARVVNHAGGLELRLPRSHAWADAFIEALTRIRALPAFA
- a CDS encoding ATP-grasp domain-containing protein, whose amino-acid sequence is MMAATLGTKPQARIVLLLPTEGYRAEAFFDAASALNVEVVVATEHPPPLATEMEGRLVDVDFDRPEVSAAKIAALAERVPVDAVVGVDDQGVLTAAHASELLGLADNPPDAVAATRDKVEMRSVLKAWAVPQPEFRVADSDADIASLAAFVGLPCVVKPISLSASTGVIRADTPDDAALVAQRVRRILVTHDRPGDELLLVEHFVAGAEVSIEGLLRHGELEVLALFDKPDPLNGPYFEETIYVTPSRLSVAQQNAVIEVAAAGCHALGLREGPVHAEVRVGNDTTDTQPAVWLLEVAARSIGGLCSRVLRFGAGVSLEEVILRHALGLDTGQLTRFTGGPAGRGSAGVMMLPIPRSGLLVEFAGVEAAAAVEGIVGVEITARPGRLIQALPEGGRYLGFVFARRDTPALVEASLRQAHAALEINIIDVPRPVGAAMGSGRTRRG
- a CDS encoding SDR family oxidoreductase, translated to MGRLDGKVAIITGAARGMGEAEARLFASEGARVVIADVLTEEGAAVAADIGEAARFVPLDVTDEAAWLDLMKITTDVFGCPDVLVNNAGVLVPSPIRELEVEQLRYVLDVNLLGPILGVKVVGAAMADAGRGSIVNVSSTGGLLGMSMISSYVASKWGLRGFSRSAAIELGPNGVRVNSLHPGGVTTPMVGVTDVSAMVEPPGPGEAESNPTLAASDAQGATQPIRRLGRPIEIARLALFLASDESSYCTGAEFVADGGSVAGQDLTATFGG